The DNA region CTCGAAGAAGAATATGCAAAGATCAACAAACTCCCTAGACTCACGAAAGCGGTGGAGCATGtcgacaagatcatcgaATTGCTCAGTGCTGCTCGTGAGCAGGTAGCTTCAGGTAAGCCGAGGTTCACGCTGGCAATGAGATATGGGCGAGGTAGGTATATATGCTCAGGTACTGAACAAGCACACCTCTAGCTCCCGAATCCCATacagccatcaccatcacaaaaCTTCAGAATCCCGTGAAGAGCGCATTCGAGGCAGTAAACGATGGGCTTAAAGGGGCAGCTGCCGCCAATAAGAAGATGGGAAAGGCTCTGGATAAGTCCTTTCCTCTGAAGCCTCTCCCAACAGACCACGATGCCATGGCAGACCACGTGTCTCTGATAAACAGGGCAATCGCCATGCACTTGCTTAGAGAAGGCCAGTTTAAAGTGGCGTCGACGTTCATCGATGAGGTTCAGTCAACGACGAAGCGAGAGAATCCGGAATATTTAGACGAGCGTATGGACGACGGCAACTACGACGAAGCTGCGTCGACAACGTCGAGCGAGGCCTACGACCTTTCATCCCTCCACTCACAAGAGCTTCAAGAGAGCTTTGCCGGGATGTACTACATTTTACAAGAGCTAAAAGCTAGGAACCTGATGCCTGCTATCACGTGGGCGAGGAAAAACTCGGTCGAGCTGGAGGCACGAGGGAGCAATCTTGAGTTTGAACTAAGCAGGCTGCAGTTTGTTTGGCTGTTCAAAGGGCCTTCCGTCAACGGACTACCCGATGACGAGAACAATGGCCAGCGGGGTGCTCTCCAGTATGCTCGGTCAAATTTTGGCCGTTTCCAAGCACGCCATCTCAACGAGATCAACCAGCTGGCATGCTCCATGGCATTTGCGCCCAACATCGCCGAGTCCCCGTACAGACAACTGTTTGCGATCGATACTGCCTTCAGTGATGTTGCTTCCTCATTTACCCGCGAGTTCTGCAGTCTGTTGGGCCTCTCGGCCGAGTCGCCACTCTACCTAGCCGCCACCGCAGGCGCGTTGGCTCTCCCACAGCTGATGAAGTACACGCAAAAGACTCTCGCCAAGGGTACAGAATGGACAACCTCCAACGAGATGGCCTTTGAGACACCGCTTCCCGAAAGTATGCTCTACCACAGTATTTTTGTCTGTCCAGTCTCGAAGGAACAAACGACAGACGCCAACCCACCCATGATGATACCCTGCGGACACGTTTTGGCCAAGGAGACGCTTCAGAAGCTGTGTAAGGGGGCCAGGTTCAAGTGTCCATACTGTCCGTCGGAAGGTATACTGAAGGACGCGCGGCAAATCATTCTCTAGGGCGATGGTGTAGTCAGAACAGCGATGATTGTTTTCATAGCGACAATGAATGTTTTTACAAAAACAAGTTCATGTTAATGTTTGTCGACAGtagcaccctcaccacaaaacaAATGGTAGACGAAAGTAGCTTAACCCATATTGTACTAAGAAACATGCCTTGAAGGATAATCATCAGGCCTTCgaagatagttaataggcctCTGAAGATATTCAAAAGGCCTATTGATTTACGTTTGAGGCATGgtttatagtataatatcGGTTAACTTACCTCTATGCCGATTATTTGTAGTAGTTGAAAAAGGTGTCTACAAGTCATTGGAAACCTGGAAAGAATTTATtgaaaaaaagcaaaagagtTGGGGTCTGCCTCCGGTCTCGAACCCAGGCGTTGTGACCTTAATCTCTGTTAGGTGGGTATGGCTGCAGTTGGTATTTCAGGCATACCCTCATACCACTGGGCcattccacccctccccaggCGTCCCCAGGTGGAAACTCTTCTCGAACTTGACCTTTGTAACCCTCGGAGAGAAGAGCGAGCTAGGGAAGAGCAAAGGGCAGGAGGGTTAGGGAAGGAGATGCGGGAAGGGGCGAGAGGAAGGGGCGAGAGGAAGGGGCGAGAGGAAGGGGCgagaggaaggggtgagATGGAAGAAGCAAGAGGGAAGGAGCAAAGGAGCAGGGAAGGCACGAGGGAGAAGAGTAACTTAATTCCTGATGCCAGACCCAGCAATTCCCATCTATCATGTCTCATAACTAACTAAATATAGAACAAATCCCATCTCTAACCATTAACAAGAAATCAAAACTGTGTATGACCTGGCCCTAATATGTATGCTTAGAAACAACCCACAACGCCCTCAACAGCGCCACCGCACCGCCCTGCGTCTCGACCGTCCTCCCCCGTCCACGGGTATTCGGATCATTGTTCCACAGCTCCTTCGACGGACCTGACGTCCGGGactctctcttcttcatgTCCTCCTTGCCCATCTGCATATAAACCGCCTTTTGCCTCTCCATTGACacgccagcaacagcaggtagcccctccttctcagcctcaacCGGCAACGTGATATTGGggttcgtcatcatccaaacCTCATTGTGGGGTACCCCACGATTCCGATAATCATCCTCCCCGTGGTCCGGCGGTAGGACGTGAAGTTTCTCAAAATCATCCCAGCTCATCTTCAGCCCCTGCTCCCATGGAAATAGCCCAATCGTCCACCACATCCCGAATTTCCCATGCTCGTCTCGTGTGCCtagagcagcaacagcattATGTCTCAACCAGGGCACATACTTCTTGCACTCGGCAAAGTGCTTCGTCCTGATCCGTACAAGGCCCTGTTGACTCATCCTAGACCCAGCACTAGGCATAATCTTGTCGAGAGAATTTGGCGAGCAAAATGTGGTAAAGTGATGCATCCAGATACCCTTGAATGTCTGGGCGTCTTGCGAGCAAGTTCCAAAAATATCACAGGCTTCCTCCAGCACACCCGCTCGACCAAGACCCTTCCAGCTTGGAAGCAAGTTGGCGTGATAATCATCCAGATTAGCCACAGGTCTGGCCCTCTCTAGATCCCAACCTGTAGCCCAAATCACgtccttgatgagcttgtgTCCAGAATTGAGGTACTCCTCACTGCCAGTAGcaacaaacaaccccaactgACCCGACAAAATCACACCCTGGTTGTATGTATACACCATCTCGTCCCTCTCGTCACACTCGGTATTGTTGCTCCCCTCGCTGTACCCCGAAATGTGGAAACCATCCGCATACAAGCCCTGGTGGTTAATCATCCCAGACGACTCCAACCACTCATACCCCAGCTGCGCTGTCCTGAAAAACATGGGATCATGCGGAGGCCAGTCTCTCTTGCCCAAGTCCCTTTTATCAAGCCCAGGtctcaccatcatctcctcccacgGACTTGTATTCTCATCCCCCGGGAAATGGAGATACATCCCAATACTCGCCGCAATCCAAAGctcgttggtgatggcattCTTGTACGGACTCAACCTCGGATTCCACAgcatccctcccccgcaCAGCTTCTGATCCCACCCTTTGCTCGAAAGCTCCCAGAATATCCTTGCCCTGTGGGCAAACGCCGGCgtccacctctccccatgCCACCTCCCGTCTCCCAGCTCGTCAATGAACTGTATCGTTTCCAACCAGCCCAGCACAACCCAGAGCATGTCGTCGAACGCCTCCCCGCGCAGGGAGAAGACGTCCTGCCCAAAATAAAAGGCAATCAGTTCGCCAAAATACCGGCCGATAAAGTTGGCCAGGGGGGGGATGACGATATTAGGCTGGGATCTGGCCAGCTCAAAGTCCTCGGTTATTGTCCGCAGAGCTCCCGCGATGTGGGTGCCCATCACGGCTCTAGTCCAGTCGATGGCGTCGGGCCAGGTGCCAATCCAGTTTTCGAAGTAATGGTTTTGCATGACGTTTATAGAGGCACAGAGGTCAGCAAAGAGCTGGGTGTCAGGTCGGCTTGCTCCTTGTGTCGTCACTtggggggatgtggaggagaggttgaggagggggtcaGGTTGGAGTTTGACGGTGGCTGCTGCGTTGGCAGCCGACGCCAGGGCGACGACTGCTGTTTGGAGAAGCCTCATGCCCGGCTTTGGTGTATGATATGTTGCTAGAACATGTGATTATGTGACCTCCACCGGTGGGTGTGAAAAGATGGCAATGTGTGTGATTCTGGAAGTAAAAATGAATGTCTCGTTCCCAGCCAGAGCCTCAAGCCTTCCAAgtattaccaccaccaccgcagccaAGTTTCAGCCTCTCAACGCCAGTGGAGCTGAAAGTTGAGAAGTAAATACCCAGGGACTCAAGGTGTAAGTAGAGCGCATCGAAatcgaagaaaaaaacaatgTCTGTCAACGAAACTGTTCTTTTACCGGCTCTGTCCTGCAATCTGCATCATTCCCACCATCTAtatcccactcccaccatTCCAGGACCCAATCGTTTTCAACAGCCCAAACCACAAAACCAAATTGTGGGAGCTCCCGCCCGTCCCGTGAAGTCTAGTTTTTCGTCCAAAGTTGAACTGAATGTGTGTCAGGCACCTCGATGGATCCCCAAATGAAAGATCCCGCCTTGTTGGTGCTCGGTTTGATCTCGTTTCCCAAGCCACAATGAACCCCAGATCCAAGTCGGCGAGATCTAGGTAATCGAGAACAATGGAGAAAGACGAACTCTTGGTAAAAAAAAGGGAGACAATAATGAAAGAAAGATGAGAGCAGAAAAGTTTGATCACGAGTCCGAAACGAGCgggacacacacacacacacacacgacaccaccacaccccaaCAGCCAAGTTCAATGACACTTGCCAAGATGGAAGGAAGGCCTCAGGAAGGTACCCAAGACACGGAATGTTGCACAGAGAACACAACAGGAAAGTACCCGTCAAAACACCACTTTGGAAGAAAACGCCACAAGAAACAATGCTCACCCAAGCCACTGGGACCTGCCATCCAACTTTGTCAAAAAGTCGATGGGGGCACAATCACATAATGTGGTGAGGGGCAGCatgagggggaaggaacTGGGGGACGGGAGGCCGCACTGATGGTGGGGCTGTTGCGCTTTGCGGGGAGGCGGGCAAAACAGGGCGGTGCCTTTTCGCGGGGTTAGCAGCATTGTAGTTACATCATATGCACTCAACCTTGTGTGGCCAACCTAGAAAAGTGGCAGGTCTTGGGATCAGCAAGGGGTGTGGATCATGGGATTCAGGAGAAGTGTGGATGTGGCGGGACAGAGTATGGGGATGGCTTACACGTATACTGGTGGGTGGGCTGTTTGAATTGACAACGAAATGTAGAAATATTGTAAGAATCACAGAGGCAATGCTGCGACGTGTGAGTGAGTTGTAGGATGAGTTCTCATGAACCCCAAGAGTTTCCATTGAACCAAAACTGCCGTGACCACCTGGCACTTAAACCCGTCGACCGACTATACGACCTATCCAAAACGCCAGGACCGAGGGCTGCATGtgctcgctcgctcgctcgctcTCAAAACCCAATGACGCCGCCCAAGTCATAACCATGACCGATACTTTATCCCATCCGAGAAGATGTCCCTGTAGCCCTTTCAAGGTGTCCCAGACAACGCCCTCCGCCTATACCAATAATGTACAAAAATACTGAATTAAACCATACCCAGTTGTGGGAGT from Podospora pseudoanserina strain CBS 124.78 chromosome 1, whole genome shotgun sequence includes:
- a CDS encoding hypothetical protein (BUSCO:EOG09263QPR; COG:O; EggNog:ENOG503NXAW), which produces MASEKPKLEALEEEYAKINKLPRLTKAVEHVDKIIELLSAAREQVASAPESHTAITITKLQNPVKSAFEAVNDGLKGAAAANKKMGKALDKSFPLKPLPTDHDAMADHVSLINRAIAMHLLREGQFKVASTFIDEVQSTTKRENPEYLDERMDDGNYDEAASTTSSEAYDLSSLHSQELQESFAGMYYILQELKARNLMPAITWARKNSVELEARGSNLEFELSRLQFVWLFKGPSVNGLPDDENNGQRGALQYARSNFGRFQARHLNEINQLACSMAFAPNIAESPYRQLFAIDTAFSDVASSFTREFCSLLGLSAESPLYLAATAGALALPQLMKYTQKTLAKGTEWTTSNEMAFETPLPESMLYHSIFVCPVSKEQTTDANPPMMIPCGHVLAKETLQKLCKGARFKCPYCPSEGILKDARQIIL
- a CDS encoding hypothetical protein (CAZy:GH76; EggNog:ENOG503NZUF; COG:G) — its product is MRLLQTAVVALASAANAAATVKLQPDPLLNLSSTSPQVTTQGASRPDTQLFADLCASINVMQNHYFENWIGTWPDAIDWTRAVMGTHIAGALRTITEDFELARSQPNIVIPPLANFIGRYFGELIAFYFGQDVFSLRGEAFDDMLWVVLGWLETIQFIDELGDGRWHGERWTPAFAHRARIFWELSSKGWDQKLCGGGMLWNPRLSPYKNAITNELWIAASIGMYLHFPGDENTSPWEEMMVRPGLDKRDLGKRDWPPHDPMFFRTAQLGYEWLESSGMINHQGLYADGFHISGYSEGSNNTECDERDEMVYTYNQGVILSGQLGLFVATGSEEYLNSGHKLIKDVIWATGWDLERARPVANLDDYHANLLPSWKGLGRAGVLEEACDIFGTCSQDAQTFKGIWMHHFTTFCSPNSLDKIMPSAGSRMSQQGLVRIRTKHFAECKKYVPWLRHNAVAALGTRDEHGKFGMWWTIGLFPWEQGLKMSWDDFEKLHVLPPDHGEDDYRNRGVPHNEVWMMTNPNITLPVEAEKEGLPAVAGVSMERQKAVYMQMGKEDMKKRESRTSGPSKELWNNDPNTRGRGRTVETQGGAVALLRALWVVSKHTY